A genomic window from Ilyobacter polytropus DSM 2926 includes:
- a CDS encoding isocitrate/isopropylmalate family dehydrogenase — protein MKIEAAKKIFGEILREQLEKIEKIKSFKDSIDYKNLDKIIIGVIDGDGIGPIIMEQTKRIINELLKSEIDAGGIEIKNIKGLTIENRVSKMESVPSDILDEIKKCHVILKGPCTTPRAGDPWPNLTSANAVLRRELDLFSNVRPVSIPGKGVDWIFFRENIEGGYALGSKGIQVDENLAIDFVLETKINSERLAKKAFEYARNNNKSNVTVVTKANIVKTTDGNFIKACKKVGEDYKEINIVEKLADVTAARLTDLKFSKDLQVFVLPNLYGDIISDIAAEFQGGRGTAGSANLGNRYAVFEAIHGSAPAMIKSNRGQYADPSSLMRGFGMLLNHIGYSDKSKVLTRALDICGVEERKIKMTSSSKGASAEEYTDYILDEIKKLKS, from the coding sequence ATGAAAATAGAAGCTGCCAAGAAAATTTTCGGTGAAATATTGAGGGAACAGTTAGAAAAAATAGAGAAAATAAAATCCTTTAAAGACAGTATAGACTACAAAAATTTAGACAAAATTATTATAGGGGTTATAGACGGAGATGGTATAGGACCCATCATAATGGAGCAGACAAAAAGAATAATAAATGAACTCCTGAAGTCTGAAATCGATGCAGGGGGAATAGAGATAAAGAATATAAAGGGACTTACCATAGAAAACAGAGTTTCCAAGATGGAGTCTGTACCATCTGATATTTTGGATGAGATTAAAAAATGTCACGTTATTTTGAAGGGGCCTTGTACAACTCCTAGAGCAGGTGATCCATGGCCGAATCTAACAAGTGCCAATGCTGTACTGAGAAGGGAACTGGATCTGTTTAGCAATGTTCGGCCGGTGTCCATTCCCGGTAAAGGTGTGGACTGGATATTTTTCAGGGAGAATATAGAGGGAGGTTATGCCCTAGGAAGCAAGGGTATACAGGTAGATGAAAATTTAGCCATCGACTTCGTACTGGAAACAAAAATAAATTCCGAACGTCTTGCTAAAAAAGCATTTGAGTACGCCAGAAACAATAACAAAAGTAATGTCACTGTTGTTACAAAGGCAAACATAGTAAAAACTACAGACGGGAATTTTATTAAAGCTTGTAAAAAAGTGGGAGAAGACTATAAAGAGATAAATATTGTGGAAAAACTTGCTGATGTTACAGCTGCAAGACTTACAGATCTTAAATTCAGCAAAGATTTGCAGGTATTTGTACTGCCAAATCTTTACGGCGATATTATCTCTGATATAGCAGCAGAATTCCAAGGTGGGCGTGGAACAGCAGGAAGTGCCAATCTGGGAAATAGGTATGCTGTATTTGAAGCCATTCACGGGTCGGCTCCGGCAATGATAAAAAGCAACAGGGGGCAGTATGCTGACCCCAGCAGTCTCATGAGAGGGTTTGGAATGCTCCTTAACCATATAGGGTACAGTGATAAATCAAAGGTATTAACAAGAGCTCTGGATATTTGCGGAGTTGAAGAGAGAAAAATTAAAATGACAAGTTCATCGAAAGGGGCTTCGGCCGAGGAGTATACAGATTACATACTAGATGAAATTAAAAAGTTGAAGTCATAA
- a CDS encoding site-specific integrase, translating to MPVYKDGKKWRVVYTFNQCGELKQSQKRGFKTKKEASLWESEHKLKGSKSVNMTFTSFYDLYMGDIKPRVAETTYHLKELIFKNSILPYFQNMKMSKITPIIIRDFQNKLITGTNPKTGNPYKAHYIQKINAQLSALMNHAVNFYELKENPCKKAGPLKLRYDKKINFWTLEEFEKFTEVIEHKPMSYTAFNILFWTGIRVGELLALTLSDVDLKKGIMKIDKSYARLKGKNIIKSTKNESSERTIKLPQNLVELLKKYVKMMYGLTQEDRLFPMTKEVFKNDLVRYCDKAGVKKITPHDLRHSHASLLINSGINPLAISKRLGHAKVDMTLNTYSHLYQSTEDKMIELLEEVSGKVLAKKN from the coding sequence ATGCCAGTCTATAAAGATGGTAAAAAATGGAGAGTTGTATACACTTTTAATCAGTGTGGCGAATTAAAACAATCCCAAAAGAGAGGTTTCAAAACTAAAAAGGAGGCCTCTCTTTGGGAGAGTGAACACAAGCTCAAAGGAAGTAAGTCAGTTAATATGACATTCACTTCCTTTTATGACTTATATATGGGAGATATAAAACCAAGAGTTGCTGAAACTACATATCATTTGAAGGAGTTAATATTCAAAAATAGCATTCTTCCTTATTTTCAAAATATGAAGATGTCGAAAATAACACCTATAATAATCAGAGATTTTCAAAATAAATTGATCACAGGGACTAATCCAAAAACTGGGAATCCTTATAAGGCACACTATATACAAAAGATTAATGCTCAACTTTCGGCACTTATGAACCATGCTGTGAATTTCTATGAACTTAAAGAAAACCCATGTAAAAAAGCAGGGCCTTTAAAATTAAGATATGATAAAAAAATAAACTTTTGGACATTAGAAGAGTTTGAAAAATTTACTGAGGTTATAGAACATAAGCCAATGAGTTATACAGCTTTTAATATCCTATTTTGGACAGGAATAAGAGTTGGAGAACTTCTAGCCTTAACATTAAGTGACGTAGATCTCAAAAAAGGAATTATGAAAATAGATAAATCTTATGCTAGATTAAAAGGGAAAAATATAATTAAATCAACTAAAAATGAAAGCAGTGAAAGAACTATAAAGCTGCCTCAAAACTTGGTTGAATTGCTAAAAAAATATGTTAAAATGATGTATGGATTAACCCAAGAAGACAGACTTTTTCCAATGACTAAAGAAGTCTTTAAAAATGATCTTGTAAGGTATTGTGATAAAGCAGGTGTGAAAAAAATTACGCCTCACGACCTGAGACATTCTCATGCTAGTTTGTTGATAAATTCAGGAATAAACCCACTAGCTATATCAAAGAGACTTGGACACGCTAAAGTGGATATGACATTGAATACTTATTCTCATCTATACCAATCTACAGAGGATAAAATGATTGAGTTATTGGAAGAGGTCAGTGGCAAAGTTTTGGCAAAGAAAAATTAA
- a CDS encoding tyrosine-type recombinase/integrase: MQLYFSREHYLFRNDITRYHKIAEVKKIRVHDLRHSHASLLINNDVNHMIILKRLGHAKVDITLDTYSHLYPSKEEKVIKKNNHFATK, translated from the coding sequence ATACAATTATACTTTTCTAGAGAACATTATCTGTTTAGAAATGATATAACAAGATATCATAAGATTGCAGAGGTAAAAAAGATAAGAGTTCATGACCTTAGACACAGCCATGCTTCCTTACTAATAAATAATGATGTTAACCATATGATAATTTTAAAGAGATTAGGCCATGCTAAAGTAGATATAACTCTTGATACCTATTCACACTTATATCCTTCCAAGGAAGAAAAAGTAATCAAGAAAAACAACCATTTTGCTACCAAATAA